From the Chryseobacterium fluminis genome, the window CTTCTCAGACGTAAATCCCTCAGCATAAGTAACTCCCGAAAGCCTGCCCAAATCCTGAGCCCGGTACGTAAGACTTTCAAAAAAGTCTTTCGATGTTATCGGAGTTTCGGGTTCCTTTGAAGCAGGGTCATAAAACTGGGTTTTGAAAGCCATACACGCTGCAATTTTTTTATCCAGATAACCGGAAATATCAATAACAAATTCCGGCTTGATATCCTTCCACTGGATATAGTGAAAAATATGCTTCGGTCTCCATACTTCCTGATTTTCTCCTTCCAGAACCGTTTCAATTTTTCTGAGTCCCGATAAAAAGCACGCATCCGATACTAATTTGGCTCCTTTTGCGTGGTCCGGATGTCTGTCATCGATTGCATTGGCCAAGACGATTTCCGGCCTGTATTTGCGTACCATTTTTACAATCCTCATCTGGTATTCTTCAGAATTCTCAAGAAAACCATCTTTCATACCCAGGTTTTCCCTCGCCGCTACCCCTAAAATTTTGGCAGAGTCCGCTGCTTCCAGTCTTCTCGTCTCATCGGTGCCCCTGGTTCCGAGTTCACCTTTCGTGAGATCTACGATAGCACAAATTTTTCCTTCTGAGACCAATTTGGCAATGGTTCCCCCACATCCTAACTCTACATCATCCGGATGAGCACCGAACGCTAGTATATCTGTTTTCATGCTTCCAAATATAATCATAAAACAAAAACTCCCCAAACACGATGAATGGGAAGTTTTAATATCTATAATTTAAGTTATAAATTATTTATTGATTTCTGCATTTAATTTTACAGCATCCTGATAAGTAGGATCCAGTTGTAATGATTTAGCAACGTAGTCTTTTGCTTTCGTCATATCCGACTCTTTTGAAAGATAGGCTACGGCAAAATAAGCGTAAGAAAGCGTCTGCTTATTAGCTTCCACTTCTGCCGGTTTTACAGTGGTAATATATTTTTCGTAAGCCACTTTAGCCGCATCATTGTTTCCAGCCTGTTGATAAGCATAACCCTGGCTGTAATATGCCGGTGCCCAGTCAGGAAGAACATTGATCATTTTCTGCCATGTAAGGATCGCTCCGTTCCAGTTTTTAGCATCCTGATAAGCTGTTGCCAGTTTATAAAGAGCATCAGAATCCTGAGCATTGGCTGCTACCTGCTTTTTCAGGCCTTCAATGGTAGGGTTGGTAGGCCCTGAATCAGCAGCAGACTGAGAAGCTCCTCCGCCTCCAGCGATGTTAGCCAATTCCATATCCCATTTCATTGTTTCATCCTTTGCTGCTTTTGCGATCGCTACCTTTTGCTGAGCCTCTGTCATAAGAGCAGATTTTTTAGCTGCATCTTTTTCATCCTTTGCAAGACCTGCAGCAATAAGACCCTGTAATCCCTGGTCGGCAGGCTGAACTCTGGTTTTCTCTGCCTGAGAAACAAAGGTATCCATGCTTTGTTTAGCTTCGGCATATTTTCCGTCAGCATACAACTGGTATGCTCTTAATTTAAATTTAATAGGATCTTCTACCTTATCAAAGATCTTATCCAAAACTGCTTTGGAGTTGGTATAATCTTCATTGGTAAAATAAAGCTTGGCAATTTCCAGCATTGTATACGGATCTTCATCAGCGTATTTTGTATAGTTGATCAAATCCTGAGTTGCTTTTGCATTTTGCTGATATTTGATATCATAAGCAGCTAGTGCTTTATAGGCCGGTGCATAAGTAGGATCCGTTGCAATGGCCTGATCGATGCTTTTCTTAGCCTGCTGCCATTGTTGAGCAGCCATCCATAAAGTTCCCATTCTGGTGTAAACAGAAGCTTTATTTTTAGCTAAAGGAAGCGCATTTTCGTAAGCACTCATTGCGTCTCCAGGAATTTTTTTGATTCTGTAGGCATCCCCTAACGTATAGTAATAGTTCGCTGGAACTCCTTTTTTCTGTGCTTTCTCA encodes:
- the bshB1 gene encoding bacillithiol biosynthesis deacetylase BshB1 produces the protein MKTDILAFGAHPDDVELGCGGTIAKLVSEGKICAIVDLTKGELGTRGTDETRRLEAADSAKILGVAARENLGMKDGFLENSEEYQMRIVKMVRKYRPEIVLANAIDDRHPDHAKGAKLVSDACFLSGLRKIETVLEGENQEVWRPKHIFHYIQWKDIKPEFVIDISGYLDKKIAACMAFKTQFYDPASKEPETPITSKDFFESLTYRAQDLGRLSGVTYAEGFTSEKLISLKNFDGIVW
- a CDS encoding tetratricopeptide repeat protein; translation: MKDIMIMNVKKIAFGAAVVFFTNFAFAQTVQDGINSIDSDKFAQAKTNFTNMIATAPTAENYFYLGNTYLKQVEPDYAKATESFNKGIAADGKSYLNKIGLAAVKLGKGDKAAVAEIQKIVTDSREKDAEVLFRAAEALTLFEKNNAPDLAIQYLNKAIEKAQKKGVPANYYYTLGDAYRIKKIPGDAMSAYENALPLAKNKASVYTRMGTLWMAAQQWQQAKKSIDQAIATDPTYAPAYKALAAYDIKYQQNAKATQDLINYTKYADEDPYTMLEIAKLYFTNEDYTNSKAVLDKIFDKVEDPIKFKLRAYQLYADGKYAEAKQSMDTFVSQAEKTRVQPADQGLQGLIAAGLAKDEKDAAKKSALMTEAQQKVAIAKAAKDETMKWDMELANIAGGGGASQSAADSGPTNPTIEGLKKQVAANAQDSDALYKLATAYQDAKNWNGAILTWQKMINVLPDWAPAYYSQGYAYQQAGNNDAAKVAYEKYITTVKPAEVEANKQTLSYAYFAVAYLSKESDMTKAKDYVAKSLQLDPTYQDAVKLNAEINK